In a genomic window of Gemmatimonas sp.:
- a CDS encoding cellulose synthase operon protein YhjQ/BcsQ, with protein sequence MSGYQLMSPPRGTASVSQVDALLGRGPRHSTQQGGAPSGATTLLVASGRGGSGTSLVSALLAVAAAGDGRRVLLIDADDFVGPLALTLGVQARASWQDLRGGRVSPTDVATPVSTTLTLVAGGAARLAADGLALSAAERRACMRRLGVLADGMDLVVIDCGARIDTVLAAITPHADERLIAVSAGSDPVGLASTYALCKAVHSRHGALPMDVLVNRHEGSEAARCFDAIDAGARQFLGVSLRLAGAVPADPTLDAALRAGMPFPHAAAGSPAAIAAHEVVMRALATASLSRSGT encoded by the coding sequence ATGAGCGGCTATCAACTCATGTCGCCGCCGCGTGGAACCGCGAGTGTGTCGCAGGTCGACGCACTGCTGGGCCGCGGCCCGCGCCACAGCACGCAGCAGGGTGGTGCGCCGAGTGGTGCGACGACGCTGCTGGTGGCCAGTGGCCGCGGTGGCAGTGGCACGTCGCTGGTATCGGCCTTGCTGGCCGTTGCAGCAGCCGGTGATGGTCGGCGCGTGTTATTGATCGACGCCGATGATTTTGTCGGACCGCTCGCGCTCACGTTGGGCGTGCAGGCCCGCGCGTCCTGGCAGGATCTGCGCGGCGGCCGCGTGTCGCCGACCGACGTGGCGACGCCGGTCAGCACCACGCTGACCCTCGTGGCCGGCGGCGCGGCGCGCCTCGCCGCCGACGGTCTCGCGCTGTCCGCCGCCGAACGTCGCGCCTGCATGCGCCGGCTCGGCGTTCTGGCTGATGGAATGGACCTCGTCGTCATCGACTGTGGGGCGCGCATCGACACCGTGCTGGCGGCGATCACGCCGCACGCCGACGAACGCCTCATCGCCGTTTCCGCCGGCAGTGATCCGGTAGGCCTTGCCTCGACCTACGCGCTCTGCAAAGCGGTGCACTCCCGTCACGGTGCCCTTCCGATGGACGTACTCGTCAATCGACATGAAGGGAGCGAAGCCGCTCGTTGCTTCGACGCCATCGACGCCGGTGCCCGTCAGTTTCTCGGAGTTTCACTGCGCCTTGCCGGCGCTGTTCCAGCTGATCCGACGCTCGATGCCGCGCTACGCGCGGGAATGCCTTTCCCGCATGCGGCCGCCGGTTCTCCGGCTGCGATTGCTGCTCACGAAGTCGTGATGCGCGCGCTGGCGACTGCTTCACTCTCCCGTTCTGGTACTTGA
- the flgK gene encoding flagellar hook-associated protein FlgK, translated as MSSGLLSIARTALLTHQSALQTISQNIANAETPGYSRQEAILAANVPVRMPYGNVGTGVHVETIIRKRDLLLDDSYRSASTLAGGAEMRRDLLGQVESVFGEPSDAGMASALDAFWGSWSDLSASPSSLSARSVVQQRGRQVAQLFNEYDTQLTQQRTSTLERLQNTVSTINSIATQVAELNTRIITSESNGNTNNDLRDLRDMKLDELSKIAGTRVIPQLDGGVSVLIGNSTLVQGDTARPLSLKLEMPDPMPATPLTDVNVRIQLGNSPDRLAPLAGELKSMVDVLNVDIPEARSRLDAMAAQFTTAVNNVHTTGYSFTGNTVPGTAAGNFFAAGTVTNPVTAATIRVDSAILNDPLKIAASGNANGPTDNSVAQGLAGLRIVDDTVNWTSSTGATESGSFLSFFRSMVTRIGIDSAAATDNATVYRSLADQADARRQSVSGVSTDEELVNMMRVQQSYQAATKMIKVADDMMQTLLSLV; from the coding sequence ATGTCCTCCGGCCTGTTGAGCATTGCGCGCACAGCGCTTCTCACGCACCAATCCGCGCTCCAGACGATCTCGCAGAACATCGCGAACGCGGAGACGCCGGGCTATTCGCGCCAGGAAGCGATACTCGCCGCCAACGTGCCGGTTCGCATGCCGTACGGCAACGTCGGCACCGGCGTACATGTGGAAACGATCATCCGCAAGCGCGACCTGCTGCTCGACGATAGCTACCGCTCAGCCAGCACGCTGGCCGGCGGTGCCGAAATGCGTCGTGATCTCCTGGGTCAGGTGGAAAGCGTGTTCGGCGAACCGAGCGACGCCGGCATGGCCAGTGCGCTCGACGCGTTCTGGGGCTCGTGGAGCGACCTCTCCGCGTCGCCGAGCAGCCTGTCGGCGCGATCGGTCGTGCAGCAGCGTGGTCGCCAGGTGGCGCAGCTGTTCAACGAGTACGACACGCAGCTCACGCAGCAGCGCACGTCGACGCTGGAGCGACTGCAGAATACCGTGAGCACGATCAACTCGATCGCCACGCAGGTGGCTGAGTTAAACACGCGCATCATCACGTCGGAGAGCAACGGCAACACCAACAACGACTTGCGCGATCTGCGCGACATGAAGCTCGACGAGCTCTCGAAGATCGCCGGCACGCGGGTTATTCCGCAGCTCGACGGCGGTGTGTCGGTACTCATCGGCAATTCCACGCTGGTGCAGGGGGATACGGCGCGTCCGCTTTCGCTGAAGCTGGAGATGCCGGATCCCATGCCGGCCACGCCGCTCACCGATGTGAACGTGCGGATTCAGCTCGGCAACTCACCCGACCGCCTCGCGCCCTTGGCTGGCGAGCTCAAGTCGATGGTCGACGTGTTGAATGTCGATATTCCCGAGGCGCGCAGCCGCTTGGATGCCATGGCCGCGCAGTTCACGACCGCTGTGAACAACGTGCACACCACCGGCTACTCGTTCACCGGCAATACGGTGCCGGGTACCGCCGCCGGCAACTTCTTTGCCGCGGGCACCGTCACCAACCCGGTCACTGCGGCGACGATCCGGGTCGACAGCGCCATTCTGAACGACCCGCTCAAGATCGCCGCCAGCGGCAACGCGAACGGTCCGACCGACAACAGCGTGGCGCAGGGGCTGGCTGGCCTGCGGATCGTCGATGATACGGTCAACTGGACGTCGAGCACCGGTGCCACCGAGTCGGGCTCATTCTTAAGCTTCTTCCGCAGCATGGTCACGCGAATCGGCATTGATTCCGCCGCCGCGACCGACAATGCCACCGTGTACCGCAGTCTGGCCGATCAGGCCGACGCCCGCCGCCAGTCGGTCAGTGGCGTGAGTACCGACGAGGAACTGGTGAACATGATGCGCGTGCAGCAGTCTTATCAGGCGGCCACGAAGATGATCAAAGTGGCCGATGATATGATGCAAACGCTTCTCTCACTGGTCTGA
- a CDS encoding rod-binding protein — protein MIDRINARSMQSASAPAAPLSAKDQRDATLMKSASQLEGMFVQQLYKAMRETVPQQEGIVSGGAGEDIFTGLLDQHLAAETPKQWEHGIAQALYRQLRHGLPADAPQDSVTTPDSNTR, from the coding sequence ATGATCGACCGCATCAATGCCCGTAGCATGCAGAGCGCGAGCGCGCCCGCGGCCCCACTGTCCGCGAAGGATCAGCGGGACGCCACGCTCATGAAGTCCGCCAGTCAGCTCGAAGGCATGTTCGTCCAGCAACTTTACAAGGCGATGCGCGAGACCGTTCCGCAGCAGGAAGGAATCGTTTCAGGTGGGGCCGGAGAGGACATCTTCACCGGACTCCTGGATCAGCACCTTGCTGCCGAGACTCCCAAGCAGTGGGAGCATGGGATCGCGCAGGCGCTCTACCGACAGCTGCGTCACGGCCTCCCCGCTGACGCACCCCAGGACTCCGTGACCACTCCTGATTCAAACACCCGCTGA
- a CDS encoding carbon storage regulator, whose product MLILGRREGDSIIIDGGIRIVVVSCDRGGVRIGIDAPSHVKILRGEIADQVKSENERAAAPVATAWLAALGAPTSAPAPEPDA is encoded by the coding sequence ATGCTCATCCTCGGACGTCGCGAAGGCGACTCGATCATCATTGACGGCGGGATTCGGATCGTCGTCGTGTCCTGCGACCGCGGCGGCGTCCGCATCGGCATCGATGCGCCCAGCCACGTCAAGATTCTGCGCGGCGAGATTGCCGATCAGGTCAAGTCGGAGAACGAGCGGGCGGCCGCCCCGGTGGCCACGGCATGGCTGGCCGCGCTTGGCGCGCCGACGAGTGCGCCGGCACCCGAGCCGGACGCCTGA
- the flgA gene encoding flagellar basal body P-ring formation chaperone FlgA has product MKLVFMRLLVSMFMLAGAVSVLGAQERTITVSVAARALARGDTLQAGDIATMDTTIVWRWNSVAPDTTRALPGWVTRRNIALGEVLRAPAVMPPPVITSGTRVTAIWQDGPLRVVVTGIATNTAAIGAPVGVRIDPTRRLDGIAAGPNTVRLR; this is encoded by the coding sequence ATGAAACTCGTGTTCATGCGACTCCTGGTCTCGATGTTCATGCTCGCCGGCGCGGTCTCCGTGCTCGGCGCGCAGGAACGCACGATCACGGTCTCGGTGGCGGCGCGTGCTCTCGCTCGCGGCGACACGCTGCAGGCCGGCGACATCGCGACCATGGACACGACGATCGTGTGGCGCTGGAACTCCGTTGCCCCGGATACCACGCGCGCGCTGCCCGGCTGGGTCACGCGCCGCAACATCGCCTTGGGCGAAGTGTTGCGCGCACCGGCCGTGATGCCGCCGCCCGTGATCACCAGCGGTACACGCGTCACGGCGATCTGGCAGGATGGCCCGCTGCGCGTGGTCGTCACCGGCATCGCGACCAACACCGCCGCCATCGGAGCACCGGTCGGCGTTCGCATCGATCCCACACGCAGGCTCGACGGCATTGCTGCCGGGCCCAATACCGTTCGCCTCCGTTGA
- a CDS encoding flagellar basal body P-ring protein FlgI codes for MTTMQVRHLGFKIVRTMLVTAGLLLLPVMARAQNDIKIRDLTSAEGALPVRLVGYGLAVGLDGTGDRAIGGQTAGPTIQSVINILRRFNIEVPADLIRMRNVAAVLVTAEVSPYLRAGGRFEVNVASMGDARSLRGGTLYMTPLVADASGAPLASAQGSLLVSDGGAATRYMPSHETSARIPTGGVLEADLPRPAIVATSRLLLREPDLGTATRIAIAINATYGDKTATVEDEGSVIVTLPDSVQKPTALARIRDLAVKPESRPRIIIDGKDGTVVAGGEMIVGSATVSHGAITLAIGTETANDTTAIPGSVRLPAGIPVQRVASALHAVRTPPNEIAAIFAALREVGAITAEVIVR; via the coding sequence ATGACCACGATGCAAGTACGCCACCTCGGTTTCAAGATCGTCCGCACCATGCTCGTCACTGCCGGCTTGCTGTTGTTGCCGGTCATGGCCCGCGCGCAGAACGACATCAAGATTCGTGATCTCACGAGTGCCGAGGGTGCGCTCCCGGTGCGCCTGGTGGGCTACGGACTCGCCGTCGGACTCGATGGCACCGGTGACCGCGCTATCGGCGGACAGACCGCCGGCCCCACGATTCAGAGCGTTATCAACATCCTGCGTCGCTTCAACATCGAAGTGCCGGCCGATCTCATTCGTATGCGCAACGTCGCGGCCGTGCTGGTGACCGCTGAAGTGTCGCCGTATCTGCGCGCTGGTGGCCGCTTCGAAGTGAACGTCGCCTCCATGGGTGATGCGCGCTCGCTGCGTGGTGGCACGCTCTACATGACGCCGCTCGTGGCCGATGCCAGTGGCGCGCCACTCGCGTCGGCGCAGGGTTCGCTGTTGGTGAGTGATGGCGGTGCGGCCACGCGCTACATGCCGTCGCATGAAACGTCGGCGCGCATTCCTACGGGTGGCGTGCTCGAAGCCGATCTCCCGCGCCCGGCCATCGTCGCCACCTCGCGCTTGCTGCTGCGCGAACCCGATCTTGGTACGGCCACGCGCATCGCCATCGCCATCAACGCCACGTACGGCGATAAGACCGCCACCGTGGAAGACGAAGGCTCGGTGATCGTGACGCTGCCTGATTCCGTGCAGAAGCCGACCGCGCTGGCCCGCATTCGTGATCTCGCCGTCAAGCCGGAGTCGCGTCCGCGCATCATCATCGACGGCAAGGACGGCACCGTGGTGGCCGGCGGCGAGATGATCGTCGGCTCGGCAACCGTGAGTCACGGCGCCATCACCCTGGCCATTGGTACCGAAACGGCCAACGACACCACGGCGATTCCGGGCAGTGTCCGCCTGCCGGCTGGTATTCCCGTGCAGCGTGTGGCGTCGGCCCTGCATGCCGTGCGGACGCCACCGAATGAGATCGCCGCCATCTTTGCCGCCCTCCGCGAAGTGGGCGCTATCACCGCCGAGGTCATCGTTCGATGA
- the flgN gene encoding flagellar export chaperone FlgN: MTLFPQEPAPRLGVPTGALLDALHDALISERKLLDDLIGQMRRQRASVAADDIEGVDESTFATHRILATLGQARTRRRQLNILLGGSEDCTLRELEDMLGDQVDTRLRDARLRLTQAADLLTREVGMNRKLLREALTNTDQHVRTLVGAPALPTTYATEGLAAPTSGAPRGVLVNRTA; this comes from the coding sequence ATGACACTCTTCCCACAAGAACCCGCACCCCGCCTCGGCGTACCGACCGGGGCACTGCTGGATGCGCTGCACGATGCGCTGATCAGCGAGCGTAAGCTGCTCGATGATCTCATCGGGCAGATGCGGCGCCAGCGCGCGTCGGTCGCGGCGGATGACATCGAAGGCGTGGATGAAAGCACCTTTGCCACGCACCGCATTCTCGCCACGCTCGGTCAGGCGCGTACGCGTCGCCGGCAGCTCAACATCCTGCTGGGCGGGTCCGAAGACTGCACGTTGCGCGAACTCGAAGACATGCTCGGCGACCAGGTCGACACGCGACTGCGCGATGCGCGGTTGCGTCTTACGCAGGCCGCCGATCTCCTCACTCGCGAAGTGGGCATGAACCGCAAGCTGCTTCGCGAAGCGCTGACCAATACTGACCAGCATGTGCGCACCCTCGTGGGCGCCCCTGCCCTGCCCACCACATATGCCACCGAAGGGTTGGCCGCGCCCACCAGCGGTGCGCCTCGTGGTGTGCTCGTGAACCGGACCGCCTGA
- the flgG gene encoding flagellar basal-body rod protein FlgG, giving the protein MDPALRAAATGMMAQQTRTEVIANNLANVNTPGFKRSRAHFEDLLYQTVQDQAILGETATNTTAAIQVGRGTRLSGVQRMHEQGPLEQTNRNLDVAIEGEGFFQVQLPNGETAYTRDGSFQISDQGQLVTSAGYGLQPPIQIPIDSAELTISNTGIVSVRRGNDIEPTELGRIEIARFANPSGLMSLGQNLLAPTAASGQPVVGFPNDEGMGRLQQGSLEGSNVEIVTEMVEMIAAMRAYEINSKAIKTADEMGQIANNITR; this is encoded by the coding sequence ATGGATCCGGCACTTCGCGCCGCCGCTACCGGCATGATGGCGCAGCAGACTCGCACTGAAGTCATCGCCAATAACCTCGCCAACGTGAACACGCCCGGCTTCAAGCGGAGCCGGGCACACTTCGAGGACCTGCTGTACCAGACCGTGCAGGATCAGGCCATCCTCGGCGAGACCGCGACCAACACCACCGCCGCCATTCAGGTCGGACGTGGTACGCGACTCTCCGGCGTGCAGCGCATGCACGAACAGGGACCGCTCGAACAGACCAACCGCAATCTCGACGTCGCGATCGAAGGCGAAGGCTTCTTCCAGGTACAGCTGCCGAACGGCGAAACCGCCTACACGCGCGACGGCAGCTTCCAGATCTCCGATCAGGGACAGCTCGTCACGAGTGCCGGCTACGGATTACAGCCGCCGATTCAGATCCCGATCGACTCGGCCGAGCTCACGATCTCCAACACCGGCATCGTCTCCGTGCGTCGCGGCAACGACATCGAACCGACCGAACTCGGTCGCATCGAGATCGCGCGCTTTGCGAATCCCTCGGGACTCATGTCGCTCGGTCAGAACTTGCTCGCGCCCACCGCCGCCTCGGGACAGCCCGTGGTCGGCTTCCCGAACGACGAAGGCATGGGACGCCTGCAGCAGGGCAGTCTGGAAGGCAGCAACGTCGAAATCGTGACCGAAATGGTCGAGATGATCGCCGCCATGCGCGCCTATGAGATCAACTCGAAGGCCATCAAGACGGCCGACGAGATGGGTCAGATCGCCAACAACATCACCCGATAG
- a CDS encoding flagellar basal body L-ring protein FlgH: protein MHPTRLLVTTSVAVALALSAHQLFAQAAPVTASATTVPPVAPIKPRESWTADRRNFAVGDIITILIDDYTISTAVKENSASDNRTRGLSVNAKLPTSSKQVGIDSRNSADQQQRGSARRENRFQNEMSVRIVAVGPNGLLQLKGTKKIDIDKALQDIVFTGWVRAQDVSTSNVIESSRVADAQLGYASPGPLGKPKQGIITKVLGALWP from the coding sequence ATGCATCCCACGCGTTTGCTCGTCACCACGAGCGTCGCTGTTGCTCTCGCCCTCTCGGCACATCAGCTGTTTGCGCAAGCCGCGCCGGTCACCGCGAGCGCCACCACCGTGCCACCCGTCGCGCCGATCAAGCCGCGTGAATCGTGGACCGCCGATCGTCGCAACTTCGCCGTCGGCGACATCATCACGATTCTCATCGACGACTACACGATCTCGACGGCGGTGAAGGAGAATTCCGCCTCCGACAACCGCACGCGCGGCTTGTCGGTGAACGCCAAGCTGCCCACCAGCTCCAAGCAGGTCGGCATCGATTCGCGCAACAGCGCCGATCAACAGCAGCGTGGCTCGGCGCGCCGTGAGAATCGCTTCCAGAACGAAATGAGCGTGCGCATCGTCGCGGTGGGGCCGAATGGTCTGCTGCAACTCAAAGGCACGAAGAAGATCGACATCGACAAGGCGCTGCAGGACATCGTCTTCACGGGCTGGGTGCGCGCGCAGGACGTGTCCACATCCAACGTGATCGAATCGAGCCGCGTGGCTGATGCGCAGCTGGGATACGCCTCGCCGGGACCGCTCGGCAAGCCGAAGCAAGGCATCATCACGAAGGTGCTCGGAGCGCTCTGGCCATGA
- a CDS encoding flagellar hook-basal body complex protein: protein MSSAAAAMQMLERKQQVLANNLANASTRGFKAETAFARLMDNQLAKTDTALDLTAGSLTETHNSLDLAVEGDGFFVTNTPNGERFVRNGSFRLDSDRQLVDERGNAVLGEEGPIVLPTGTVEIGADGTVKVNGRVLQRLRLERVADGAQLLHEGGTQFVPDASRQTIPPAERTVKQGFLEESNVNTMSAMTDMLAVLHRYGAAQKALSTIDAARGTSVNDLAKPV, encoded by the coding sequence ATGAGCAGTGCCGCCGCCGCCATGCAGATGCTGGAGCGGAAGCAGCAGGTGCTCGCCAACAACCTCGCCAACGCCTCCACCCGCGGATTCAAAGCGGAGACGGCGTTCGCCCGGCTGATGGACAACCAGCTCGCCAAGACCGACACCGCTCTCGATCTCACAGCGGGATCGCTGACCGAGACGCACAACAGTCTCGATCTCGCCGTCGAAGGGGACGGGTTCTTCGTCACCAACACCCCCAACGGCGAGCGCTTCGTCCGCAACGGCAGCTTCCGGCTCGATTCGGACCGCCAGCTCGTGGATGAACGCGGCAATGCGGTGCTCGGTGAAGAGGGGCCCATCGTACTGCCCACCGGCACCGTCGAGATCGGAGCGGACGGCACCGTCAAAGTGAATGGACGGGTACTGCAGCGACTGCGGCTCGAGCGCGTGGCCGATGGCGCGCAGCTCCTGCACGAAGGTGGCACCCAGTTCGTACCCGATGCCTCGCGCCAGACGATCCCGCCGGCCGAACGCACCGTGAAACAGGGATTCCTCGAGGAATCCAACGTCAACACGATGTCGGCGATGACCGACATGCTCGCCGTGCTGCACCGCTACGGTGCCGCTCAGAAGGCGCTTTCGACCATCGATGCCGCGCGCGGGACGTCCGTGAACGACCTCGCCAAGCCCGTTTAA
- the motA gene encoding flagellar motor stator protein MotA, with translation MFVIIGLVIVMGSVIGGYLMHHGEFAVLIQPNEFLILGGAGLGSMIIANPPAVLKGVVSQALGLLKPNPFGATAYAELLQVLYEIFQKARKDGLVGLESHIENPESSDIFQKYPSFMGNHHAVSLLCDTLKVLLTGTVEDHNLAEILDVDLEKHHHEAMLVPSAVTAVGDAMPGFGIVAAVLGVIITMGSIGGAASEIGEKVAAALVGTFLGILLAYGVFGPIAKAMENRIAAEHDYMLCVRTALLSFARGDAPMTAVEFARRNVEPHERPSFTELEELTRKKAA, from the coding sequence GTGTTTGTCATCATAGGCCTGGTCATCGTGATGGGCTCCGTCATCGGTGGCTATTTGATGCACCATGGCGAGTTCGCCGTGCTCATCCAGCCCAACGAGTTTCTCATTCTCGGTGGTGCGGGACTTGGCTCCATGATCATTGCCAATCCGCCCGCGGTCCTGAAGGGTGTGGTGTCGCAGGCGCTTGGCCTGCTCAAGCCGAATCCGTTCGGTGCCACGGCCTATGCCGAACTGCTGCAGGTACTCTACGAGATCTTCCAGAAGGCCCGCAAGGATGGACTGGTCGGTCTTGAGTCGCACATCGAAAATCCCGAGTCCAGCGACATCTTCCAGAAGTATCCGTCGTTCATGGGCAACCACCACGCGGTGTCGCTGTTGTGCGATACGCTCAAGGTGCTCCTCACCGGCACCGTGGAAGACCATAATCTGGCCGAGATCCTCGACGTCGACCTCGAGAAGCATCATCACGAGGCGATGCTGGTGCCCAGCGCCGTGACCGCCGTCGGCGACGCCATGCCGGGTTTCGGTATCGTGGCCGCCGTCCTCGGCGTGATCATCACGATGGGCTCGATCGGTGGCGCCGCCTCCGAAATCGGTGAGAAGGTCGCCGCCGCGCTCGTCGGAACGTTTCTCGGCATTCTGCTCGCGTACGGCGTGTTCGGTCCGATCGCCAAGGCGATGGAGAATCGCATCGCCGCCGAACATGACTACATGCTCTGCGTGCGCACCGCGCTGCTGTCGTTCGCTCGAGGCGACGCACCGATGACCGCCGTGGAATTTGCCCGCCGCAACGTCGAACCGCACGAGCGCCCGAGCTTCACCGAGCTCGAAGAGCTGAC
- a CDS encoding FliA/WhiG family RNA polymerase sigma factor — protein sequence MHTKLWQSYQAGNQTARDRLLEEHLGLVHHVARQVSRTLAVRADFDELVSAGTIGLMTALEGFDFSRGLAFSTFAAPRIRGAILDELRKQDHVPRSIRRKTREISAGRESFQRTHGRAPDDKELAQHLNVDMDTLWRWQADVEGAHHIPLDRTPGERENTAPVPAETLSSGGDSDVEDSLTHEQEVSHLKDAIMHLKEQERVVLSLYYFEELKLHEIAKVLELTESRVSQIRSKALSKLRVELTPLRENVA from the coding sequence ATGCACACCAAGCTTTGGCAGTCATACCAGGCCGGCAACCAGACGGCGCGCGATCGACTTCTCGAGGAGCATCTCGGTCTCGTTCATCATGTGGCCCGTCAAGTGTCGCGCACGCTCGCCGTCCGCGCCGATTTCGATGAGCTGGTCAGCGCCGGGACGATCGGCCTGATGACGGCGCTCGAAGGCTTCGACTTCTCGCGCGGTCTCGCCTTCAGCACCTTCGCCGCCCCCCGCATTCGCGGTGCGATTCTGGACGAACTCCGCAAGCAGGATCATGTGCCGCGCTCGATCCGTCGCAAGACGCGTGAAATCTCAGCTGGCCGCGAGTCGTTTCAGCGCACGCATGGCCGTGCCCCCGACGACAAGGAACTGGCGCAGCATTTGAACGTGGACATGGACACGCTCTGGCGCTGGCAGGCCGACGTGGAAGGCGCGCATCACATCCCGCTCGACCGTACGCCGGGCGAGCGCGAGAACACGGCACCGGTGCCGGCCGAAACGCTCAGCAGCGGCGGCGACAGCGATGTCGAGGACAGCCTCACGCACGAACAGGAAGTGTCTCACCTCAAGGATGCGATCATGCATCTCAAGGAGCAGGAGCGCGTGGTGTTGTCGCTGTACTACTTCGAAGAGCTCAAGCTGCACGAGATCGCGAAGGTGCTCGAATTGACCGAGTCGCGCGTGTCGCAGATTCGCTCGAAGGCGCTCAGCAAGCTGCGCGTCGAGCTCACCCCGCTCCGTGAGAACGTGGCATGA